From the genome of Nasonia vitripennis strain AsymCx chromosome 1, Nvit_psr_1.1, whole genome shotgun sequence, one region includes:
- the LOC100119872 gene encoding transcription initiation factor TFIID subunit 4 isoform X1 has product MASAKFLEEALSTDVDESAVSAIVGSLETQLVSGAQPNPQQQQQQQQQQQSAAAQSSNGAPSSVVAAAAAAAATTPPLDGSSGPLQKPPQQHVANGTSNGDQQQQPQQPQQPQQQQQIPPTVLATTTTPSTTTSSNMTAAAPPVQELAKPTPSGQPQPQQQQQQQQQVSTMQPSPQQQFVPQQVAGNQVTSNQSNQLSALAKVQGEHVKIVYPGSGQVIATTGVVNANNKLTFPAQSVAQLANGTLGVVTTQTVLQSTSNSAVSQVSAVSGQATAAATNQAQTINVNKQTALVIKTSVAPTGMVSVPMSVPVTVAANITNTAQPGKAGVTSAIVPSNVQILNVNALRPATPQVAGQQPAKQVASRVVIGQHMMGGRAGTPGITLQTIQGLAQGGTQGHLLLKTENGQFQLLRVGPANPNNAAVTPNSIAGSAAVVATPGATGTTYRLASLPAVSRLNAQFTGPPLATIRKPIQTVAPTVTTTTVTAVTSTIVAATTTAPTPTPTPASMATPTPASTPTSTVSPAQASLTPAQIRHRQVNDNTKEKCRKFLANLLELSSREPKHVERSVRTLIQELIDVKVEPEEFCIRLERLLNASPQPCLIGFLRKSLPLLRHALITKELVIDGIRPPHPNSQMYIQASGFPAASPTVVTQQNQIRPTVAVSPAVTAATPVTHVPATVALTPPATTQVRVMAPLTGVTNVPRPPQPIQVQQKLNVDKPVVSSINKKIRPTTPIRPGLLATYSAKTPVIAAPVHHQIQSLSTVVVSTSATSSTTGGSGATTTTIRQTTGPIIVQKTLPSTAVSKTVVASSHKTITTTTTLNKAAVPSIQPKLVSKEKEKKTFSSAGYTGDDDINDVAAMGGVNLAEESQRILGSTKFVGTQIRSCKDEVFLHMTPLQQKINKIVSSYGLEEPNQEVASLISHAAQERLKNLVEKLAIIAEHRIDLVKVDPRYEVTQDVRAQLKFLEELDRVERKRHEEQEREVLLKAAKSRAKTEDPEQAKLKAKAKEMQRAEMEEARQREANQTALQAIGPRKKPKLDLGGSSASSPGGTAGLAGTGAGLNRQMPLRPRLKRVNFRDLLFLLEQEKETCRSSTLYRSYLK; this is encoded by the exons ATGGCGTCAGCTAAGTTCCTTGAGGAAGCTCTCAGCACGGACGTGGACGAATCAGCAGTTAGTGCCATCGTCGGCTCCCTCGAGACGCAGCTGGTCAGCGGGGCCCAGCCTAacccccagcagcagcagcagcagcagcagcagcaacagtccGCGGCGGCGCAGTCGAGCAACGGCGCGCCGAGCAGCGTAGTCGCggccgcagcggcggcggcagcgacgaCTCCGCCGCTCGACGGCAGCAGCGGGCCCCTGCAGAAGCCACCGCAGCAGCATGTGGCCAACGGCACCAGTAACGGTGACCAACAGCAACAGCCCCAGCAGCCCCAGCagccccagcagcagcagcagatccCACCAACAGTCCTCGCCACAACGACGACGCCGAGTACGACGACGAGCAGCAACATGACTGCCGCCGCGCCGCCGGTCCAGGAACTCGCCAAGCCAACGCCGAGTGGCCAGCCCCagccccagcagcagcagcagcagcagcagcaggtctCAACCATGCAGCCGTCTCCGCAGCAGCAGTTTGTCCCGCAGCAAGTGGCCGGCAATCAGGTTACCAGTAATCAGAGCAACCAGCTTAGTGCACTGGCCAAGGTCCAGGGGGAGCATGTGAAGATTGTCTATCCCGGCAGCGGCCAGGTCATCGCGACCACTGGCGTTGTCAACGCTAACAATAAACTAACGTTTCCCGCGCAGAGCGTTGCCCAGCTGGCCAACGGCACCCTGGGTGTCGTCACCACCCAGACCGTCCTCCAGAGCACCTCTAACAGCGCAGTGAGCCAGGTCTCCGCTGTATCTGGCCAGGCCACCGCAGCTGCTACTAATCAGGCCCAGACCATAAATGTCAACAAGCAGACTGCCCTGGTCATTAAGACAAGCGTCGCCCCGACTGGCATGGTCTCCGTGCCCATGTCCGTGCCAGTCACGGTTGCAGCCAATATCACTAACACGGCTCAGCCGGGAAAGGCAGGTGTCACATCCGCAATAGTGCCCAGTAACGTACAGATACTCAATGTCAATGCCCTGCGGCCAGCCACCCCGCAGGTGGCTGGCCAGCAGCCCGCTAAACAGGTCGCTTCTAGGGTCGTCATTGGTCAGCACATGATGGGAGGACGAGCGGGAACCCCTGGG ATAACGCTACAGACTATCCAGGGTTTAGCACAAGGTGGTACACAAGGTCACCTGCTCTTGAAGACAGAGAATGGTCAGTTTCAGTTATTAAGGGTTGGACCAGCTAATCCAAACAATGCAGCAGTGACTCCCAACAGCATCGCTGGAAGTGCAGCAGTTGTTGCAACACCAGGCGCTACGGGTACAACGTATCGTCTGGCCTCATTGCCAGCTGTAAGTAGGCTGAACGCACAGTTCACTGGTCCACCACTCGCCACAATAAGAAAACCCATTCAG ACTGTAGCTCCTACTGTAACGACCACAACTGTAACCGCAGTGACGTCAACCATAGTTGCTGCAACTACCACGGCTCCAACGCCAACGCCGACTCCAGCATCAATGGCAACCCCTACGCCTGCTTCGACACCAACATCAACTGTTTCGCCCGCACAAGCGTCTCTGACTCCGGCTCAGATAAGA CATCGTCAGGTCAATGATAATACCAAAGAAAAGTGCCGTAAATTCTTAGCGAACTTATTAGAGTTGTCTAGTCGTGAACCTAAACATGTGGAAAGAAGTGTTCGGACGTTAATACAAGAGTTGATTGATGTTAAAGTTGAGCCCGAGGAGTTCTGCATTAGATTGGAGAGATTATTAAACGCGTCGCCACAGCCGTGCTTGATCGGCTTTCTCAGAAAGAGTCTGCCTCTGTTGCGCCACGCGCTCATCACCAAGGAATTGGTCATCGATGGCATACGGCCGCCGCATCCCAATTCTCAAATGTACATTCAGGCATCAGGTTTTCCCGCGGCGTCGCCGACAGTCGTCACTCAG CAAAACCAAATTAGGCCAACTGTAGCTGTTTCTCCTGCAGTCACGGCAGCAACGCCAGTTACGCACGTTCCTGCCACTGTAGCTCTTACACCACCAGCCACAACACAGGTGAGAGTCATGGCACCTCTCACAGGAGTTACGAATGTTCCGCGACCTCCTCAACCTATTCAGGTTCAACAAAAGCTG aatgtGGATAAGCCAGTGGTGTCTtctataaacaaaaaa ATTCGTCCGACAACGCCGATACGACCAGGATTGTTAGCTACGTACTCCGCAAAGACGCCTGTAATTGCGGCGCCGGTGCACCATCAGATACAATCGTTATCCACAGTCGTAGTGAGCACAAGTGCGACTAGCAGCACGACGGGTGGCAGCGGtgcgacgacaacgacgatcCGCCAAACCACGGGGCCGATTATCGTGCAAAAGACCCTTCCGTCGACGGCGGTGTCAAAGACGGTAGTTGCGTCTTCGCACAAAACCATCACCACGACCACAACCCTAAACAAAGCCGCAGTGCCTTCCATACAGCCCAAACTCGTGTCTAaggaaaaggaaaagaaaacgTTCTCGTCTGCGGGATACAC GGGTGATGATGACATTAACGACGTGGCAGCGATGGGAGGAGTCAATCTCGCGGAAGAATCTCAGAGAATCCTGGGATCGACGAAATTCGTTGGGACACAGATAAGATCGTGTAAAGACGAAGTATTTCTTCATATGACCCCTCTtcagcaaaaaattaataaaatag TGAGTAGTTATGGTTTGGAGGAACCTAATCAAGAAGTAGCGTCTTTAATTTCACACGCAGCGCAAGAAAGGTTGAAAAATCTAGTAGAAAAGCTGGCTATTATAGCAGAACATAGAATAGATTTGGTGAAG GTTGACCCTAGATATGAGGTCACGCAAGACGTTAGGGCACAGTTAAAGTTTTTAGAAGAATTGGATAGGGTAGAACGTAAGAGACACGAAGAACAAGAAAGGGAAGTTCTGCTAAAGGCAGCAAAGAGTCGAGCGAAAACGGAGGATCCCGAGCAAGCCAAATTGAAAGCGAAAGCGAAAGAg ATGCAACGGGCAGAAATGGAAGAGGCTCGCCAGCGCGAAGCTAATCAAACAGCCCTTCAGGCTATTGGTCCGCGCAAGAAACCGAAGCTTGATCTCGGGGGTTCCTCGGCAAGCAGTCCGGGTGGCACTGCAGGTCTGGCTGGTACCGGTGCCGGCCTCAACCGCCAAATGCCCTTGCGACCGCGCCTCAAGCGTGTTAACTTCCGAGACCTGCTCTTCCTGCTGGAGCAAGAGAAGGAGACGTGTCGGAGCTCGACCCTGTATAGATCATACCTAAAGTGA
- the LOC100119872 gene encoding transcription initiation factor TFIID subunit 4 isoform X2, which produces MASAKFLEEALSTDVDESAVSAIVGSLETQLVSGAQPNPQQQQQQQQQQQSAAAQSSNGAPSSVVAAAAAAAATTPPLDGSSGPLQKPPQQHVANGTSNGDQQQQPQQPQQPQQQQQIPPTVLATTTTPSTTTSSNMTAAAPPVQELAKPTPSGQPQPQQQQQQQQQVSTMQPSPQQQFVPQQVAGNQVTSNQSNQLSALAKVQGEHVKIVYPGSGQVIATTGVVNANNKLTFPAQSVAQLANGTLGVVTTQTVLQSTSNSAVSQVSAVSGQATAAATNQAQTINVNKQTALVIKTSVAPTGMVSVPMSVPVTVAANITNTAQPGKAGVTSAIVPSNVQILNVNALRPATPQVAGQQPAKQVASRVVIGQHMMGGRAGTPGITLQTIQGLAQGGTQGHLLLKTENGQFQLLRVGPANPNNAAVTPNSIAGSAAVVATPGATGTTYRLASLPAVSRLNAQFTGPPLATIRKPIQTVAPTVTTTTVTAVTSTIVAATTTAPTPTPTPASMATPTPASTPTSTVSPAQASLTPAQIRHRQVNDNTKEKCRKFLANLLELSSREPKHVERSVRTLIQELIDVKVEPEEFCIRLERLLNASPQPCLIGFLRKSLPLLRHALITKELVIDGIRPPHPNSQMYIQASGFPAASPTVVTQQNQIRPTVAVSPAVTAATPVTHVPATVALTPPATTQVRVMAPLTGVTNVPRPPQPIQVQQKLIRPTTPIRPGLLATYSAKTPVIAAPVHHQIQSLSTVVVSTSATSSTTGGSGATTTTIRQTTGPIIVQKTLPSTAVSKTVVASSHKTITTTTTLNKAAVPSIQPKLVSKEKEKKTFSSAGYTGDDDINDVAAMGGVNLAEESQRILGSTKFVGTQIRSCKDEVFLHMTPLQQKINKIVSSYGLEEPNQEVASLISHAAQERLKNLVEKLAIIAEHRIDLVKVDPRYEVTQDVRAQLKFLEELDRVERKRHEEQEREVLLKAAKSRAKTEDPEQAKLKAKAKEMQRAEMEEARQREANQTALQAIGPRKKPKLDLGGSSASSPGGTAGLAGTGAGLNRQMPLRPRLKRVNFRDLLFLLEQEKETCRSSTLYRSYLK; this is translated from the exons ATGGCGTCAGCTAAGTTCCTTGAGGAAGCTCTCAGCACGGACGTGGACGAATCAGCAGTTAGTGCCATCGTCGGCTCCCTCGAGACGCAGCTGGTCAGCGGGGCCCAGCCTAacccccagcagcagcagcagcagcagcagcagcaacagtccGCGGCGGCGCAGTCGAGCAACGGCGCGCCGAGCAGCGTAGTCGCggccgcagcggcggcggcagcgacgaCTCCGCCGCTCGACGGCAGCAGCGGGCCCCTGCAGAAGCCACCGCAGCAGCATGTGGCCAACGGCACCAGTAACGGTGACCAACAGCAACAGCCCCAGCAGCCCCAGCagccccagcagcagcagcagatccCACCAACAGTCCTCGCCACAACGACGACGCCGAGTACGACGACGAGCAGCAACATGACTGCCGCCGCGCCGCCGGTCCAGGAACTCGCCAAGCCAACGCCGAGTGGCCAGCCCCagccccagcagcagcagcagcagcagcagcaggtctCAACCATGCAGCCGTCTCCGCAGCAGCAGTTTGTCCCGCAGCAAGTGGCCGGCAATCAGGTTACCAGTAATCAGAGCAACCAGCTTAGTGCACTGGCCAAGGTCCAGGGGGAGCATGTGAAGATTGTCTATCCCGGCAGCGGCCAGGTCATCGCGACCACTGGCGTTGTCAACGCTAACAATAAACTAACGTTTCCCGCGCAGAGCGTTGCCCAGCTGGCCAACGGCACCCTGGGTGTCGTCACCACCCAGACCGTCCTCCAGAGCACCTCTAACAGCGCAGTGAGCCAGGTCTCCGCTGTATCTGGCCAGGCCACCGCAGCTGCTACTAATCAGGCCCAGACCATAAATGTCAACAAGCAGACTGCCCTGGTCATTAAGACAAGCGTCGCCCCGACTGGCATGGTCTCCGTGCCCATGTCCGTGCCAGTCACGGTTGCAGCCAATATCACTAACACGGCTCAGCCGGGAAAGGCAGGTGTCACATCCGCAATAGTGCCCAGTAACGTACAGATACTCAATGTCAATGCCCTGCGGCCAGCCACCCCGCAGGTGGCTGGCCAGCAGCCCGCTAAACAGGTCGCTTCTAGGGTCGTCATTGGTCAGCACATGATGGGAGGACGAGCGGGAACCCCTGGG ATAACGCTACAGACTATCCAGGGTTTAGCACAAGGTGGTACACAAGGTCACCTGCTCTTGAAGACAGAGAATGGTCAGTTTCAGTTATTAAGGGTTGGACCAGCTAATCCAAACAATGCAGCAGTGACTCCCAACAGCATCGCTGGAAGTGCAGCAGTTGTTGCAACACCAGGCGCTACGGGTACAACGTATCGTCTGGCCTCATTGCCAGCTGTAAGTAGGCTGAACGCACAGTTCACTGGTCCACCACTCGCCACAATAAGAAAACCCATTCAG ACTGTAGCTCCTACTGTAACGACCACAACTGTAACCGCAGTGACGTCAACCATAGTTGCTGCAACTACCACGGCTCCAACGCCAACGCCGACTCCAGCATCAATGGCAACCCCTACGCCTGCTTCGACACCAACATCAACTGTTTCGCCCGCACAAGCGTCTCTGACTCCGGCTCAGATAAGA CATCGTCAGGTCAATGATAATACCAAAGAAAAGTGCCGTAAATTCTTAGCGAACTTATTAGAGTTGTCTAGTCGTGAACCTAAACATGTGGAAAGAAGTGTTCGGACGTTAATACAAGAGTTGATTGATGTTAAAGTTGAGCCCGAGGAGTTCTGCATTAGATTGGAGAGATTATTAAACGCGTCGCCACAGCCGTGCTTGATCGGCTTTCTCAGAAAGAGTCTGCCTCTGTTGCGCCACGCGCTCATCACCAAGGAATTGGTCATCGATGGCATACGGCCGCCGCATCCCAATTCTCAAATGTACATTCAGGCATCAGGTTTTCCCGCGGCGTCGCCGACAGTCGTCACTCAG CAAAACCAAATTAGGCCAACTGTAGCTGTTTCTCCTGCAGTCACGGCAGCAACGCCAGTTACGCACGTTCCTGCCACTGTAGCTCTTACACCACCAGCCACAACACAGGTGAGAGTCATGGCACCTCTCACAGGAGTTACGAATGTTCCGCGACCTCCTCAACCTATTCAGGTTCAACAAAAGCTG ATTCGTCCGACAACGCCGATACGACCAGGATTGTTAGCTACGTACTCCGCAAAGACGCCTGTAATTGCGGCGCCGGTGCACCATCAGATACAATCGTTATCCACAGTCGTAGTGAGCACAAGTGCGACTAGCAGCACGACGGGTGGCAGCGGtgcgacgacaacgacgatcCGCCAAACCACGGGGCCGATTATCGTGCAAAAGACCCTTCCGTCGACGGCGGTGTCAAAGACGGTAGTTGCGTCTTCGCACAAAACCATCACCACGACCACAACCCTAAACAAAGCCGCAGTGCCTTCCATACAGCCCAAACTCGTGTCTAaggaaaaggaaaagaaaacgTTCTCGTCTGCGGGATACAC GGGTGATGATGACATTAACGACGTGGCAGCGATGGGAGGAGTCAATCTCGCGGAAGAATCTCAGAGAATCCTGGGATCGACGAAATTCGTTGGGACACAGATAAGATCGTGTAAAGACGAAGTATTTCTTCATATGACCCCTCTtcagcaaaaaattaataaaatag TGAGTAGTTATGGTTTGGAGGAACCTAATCAAGAAGTAGCGTCTTTAATTTCACACGCAGCGCAAGAAAGGTTGAAAAATCTAGTAGAAAAGCTGGCTATTATAGCAGAACATAGAATAGATTTGGTGAAG GTTGACCCTAGATATGAGGTCACGCAAGACGTTAGGGCACAGTTAAAGTTTTTAGAAGAATTGGATAGGGTAGAACGTAAGAGACACGAAGAACAAGAAAGGGAAGTTCTGCTAAAGGCAGCAAAGAGTCGAGCGAAAACGGAGGATCCCGAGCAAGCCAAATTGAAAGCGAAAGCGAAAGAg ATGCAACGGGCAGAAATGGAAGAGGCTCGCCAGCGCGAAGCTAATCAAACAGCCCTTCAGGCTATTGGTCCGCGCAAGAAACCGAAGCTTGATCTCGGGGGTTCCTCGGCAAGCAGTCCGGGTGGCACTGCAGGTCTGGCTGGTACCGGTGCCGGCCTCAACCGCCAAATGCCCTTGCGACCGCGCCTCAAGCGTGTTAACTTCCGAGACCTGCTCTTCCTGCTGGAGCAAGAGAAGGAGACGTGTCGGAGCTCGACCCTGTATAGATCATACCTAAAGTGA
- the LOC100119872 gene encoding transcription initiation factor TFIID subunit 4 isoform X5, with product MASAKFLEEALSTDVDESAVSAIVGSLETQLVSGAQPNPQQQQQQQQQQQSAAAQSSNGAPSSVVAAAAAAAATTPPLDGSSGPLQKPPQQHVANGTSNGDQQQQPQQPQQPQQQQQIPPTVLATTTTPSTTTSSNMTAAAPPVQELAKPTPSGQPQPQQQQQQQQQVSTMQPSPQQQFVPQQVAGNQVTSNQSNQLSALAKVQGEHVKIVYPGSGQVIATTGVVNANNKLTFPAQSVAQLANGTLGVVTTQTVLQSTSNSAVSQVSAVSGQATAAATNQAQTINVNKQTALVIKTSVAPTGMVSVPMSVPVTVAANITNTAQPGKITLQTIQGLAQGGTQGHLLLKTENGQFQLLRVGPANPNNAAVTPNSIAGSAAVVATPGATGTTYRLASLPAVSRLNAQFTGPPLATIRKPIQTVAPTVTTTTVTAVTSTIVAATTTAPTPTPTPASMATPTPASTPTSTVSPAQASLTPAQIRHRQVNDNTKEKCRKFLANLLELSSREPKHVERSVRTLIQELIDVKVEPEEFCIRLERLLNASPQPCLIGFLRKSLPLLRHALITKELVIDGIRPPHPNSQMYIQASGFPAASPTVVTQQNQIRPTVAVSPAVTAATPVTHVPATVALTPPATTQVRVMAPLTGVTNVPRPPQPIQVQQKLNVDKPVVSSINKKIRPTTPIRPGLLATYSAKTPVIAAPVHHQIQSLSTVVVSTSATSSTTGGSGATTTTIRQTTGPIIVQKTLPSTAVSKTVVASSHKTITTTTTLNKAAVPSIQPKLVSKEKEKKTFSSAGYTGDDDINDVAAMGGVNLAEESQRILGSTKFVGTQIRSCKDEVFLHMTPLQQKINKIVSSYGLEEPNQEVASLISHAAQERLKNLVEKLAIIAEHRIDLVKVDPRYEVTQDVRAQLKFLEELDRVERKRHEEQEREVLLKAAKSRAKTEDPEQAKLKAKAKEMQRAEMEEARQREANQTALQAIGPRKKPKLDLGGSSASSPGGTAGLAGTGAGLNRQMPLRPRLKRVNFRDLLFLLEQEKETCRSSTLYRSYLK from the exons ATGGCGTCAGCTAAGTTCCTTGAGGAAGCTCTCAGCACGGACGTGGACGAATCAGCAGTTAGTGCCATCGTCGGCTCCCTCGAGACGCAGCTGGTCAGCGGGGCCCAGCCTAacccccagcagcagcagcagcagcagcagcagcaacagtccGCGGCGGCGCAGTCGAGCAACGGCGCGCCGAGCAGCGTAGTCGCggccgcagcggcggcggcagcgacgaCTCCGCCGCTCGACGGCAGCAGCGGGCCCCTGCAGAAGCCACCGCAGCAGCATGTGGCCAACGGCACCAGTAACGGTGACCAACAGCAACAGCCCCAGCAGCCCCAGCagccccagcagcagcagcagatccCACCAACAGTCCTCGCCACAACGACGACGCCGAGTACGACGACGAGCAGCAACATGACTGCCGCCGCGCCGCCGGTCCAGGAACTCGCCAAGCCAACGCCGAGTGGCCAGCCCCagccccagcagcagcagcagcagcagcagcaggtctCAACCATGCAGCCGTCTCCGCAGCAGCAGTTTGTCCCGCAGCAAGTGGCCGGCAATCAGGTTACCAGTAATCAGAGCAACCAGCTTAGTGCACTGGCCAAGGTCCAGGGGGAGCATGTGAAGATTGTCTATCCCGGCAGCGGCCAGGTCATCGCGACCACTGGCGTTGTCAACGCTAACAATAAACTAACGTTTCCCGCGCAGAGCGTTGCCCAGCTGGCCAACGGCACCCTGGGTGTCGTCACCACCCAGACCGTCCTCCAGAGCACCTCTAACAGCGCAGTGAGCCAGGTCTCCGCTGTATCTGGCCAGGCCACCGCAGCTGCTACTAATCAGGCCCAGACCATAAATGTCAACAAGCAGACTGCCCTGGTCATTAAGACAAGCGTCGCCCCGACTGGCATGGTCTCCGTGCCCATGTCCGTGCCAGTCACGGTTGCAGCCAATATCACTAACACGGCTCAGCCGGGAAAG ATAACGCTACAGACTATCCAGGGTTTAGCACAAGGTGGTACACAAGGTCACCTGCTCTTGAAGACAGAGAATGGTCAGTTTCAGTTATTAAGGGTTGGACCAGCTAATCCAAACAATGCAGCAGTGACTCCCAACAGCATCGCTGGAAGTGCAGCAGTTGTTGCAACACCAGGCGCTACGGGTACAACGTATCGTCTGGCCTCATTGCCAGCTGTAAGTAGGCTGAACGCACAGTTCACTGGTCCACCACTCGCCACAATAAGAAAACCCATTCAG ACTGTAGCTCCTACTGTAACGACCACAACTGTAACCGCAGTGACGTCAACCATAGTTGCTGCAACTACCACGGCTCCAACGCCAACGCCGACTCCAGCATCAATGGCAACCCCTACGCCTGCTTCGACACCAACATCAACTGTTTCGCCCGCACAAGCGTCTCTGACTCCGGCTCAGATAAGA CATCGTCAGGTCAATGATAATACCAAAGAAAAGTGCCGTAAATTCTTAGCGAACTTATTAGAGTTGTCTAGTCGTGAACCTAAACATGTGGAAAGAAGTGTTCGGACGTTAATACAAGAGTTGATTGATGTTAAAGTTGAGCCCGAGGAGTTCTGCATTAGATTGGAGAGATTATTAAACGCGTCGCCACAGCCGTGCTTGATCGGCTTTCTCAGAAAGAGTCTGCCTCTGTTGCGCCACGCGCTCATCACCAAGGAATTGGTCATCGATGGCATACGGCCGCCGCATCCCAATTCTCAAATGTACATTCAGGCATCAGGTTTTCCCGCGGCGTCGCCGACAGTCGTCACTCAG CAAAACCAAATTAGGCCAACTGTAGCTGTTTCTCCTGCAGTCACGGCAGCAACGCCAGTTACGCACGTTCCTGCCACTGTAGCTCTTACACCACCAGCCACAACACAGGTGAGAGTCATGGCACCTCTCACAGGAGTTACGAATGTTCCGCGACCTCCTCAACCTATTCAGGTTCAACAAAAGCTG aatgtGGATAAGCCAGTGGTGTCTtctataaacaaaaaa ATTCGTCCGACAACGCCGATACGACCAGGATTGTTAGCTACGTACTCCGCAAAGACGCCTGTAATTGCGGCGCCGGTGCACCATCAGATACAATCGTTATCCACAGTCGTAGTGAGCACAAGTGCGACTAGCAGCACGACGGGTGGCAGCGGtgcgacgacaacgacgatcCGCCAAACCACGGGGCCGATTATCGTGCAAAAGACCCTTCCGTCGACGGCGGTGTCAAAGACGGTAGTTGCGTCTTCGCACAAAACCATCACCACGACCACAACCCTAAACAAAGCCGCAGTGCCTTCCATACAGCCCAAACTCGTGTCTAaggaaaaggaaaagaaaacgTTCTCGTCTGCGGGATACAC GGGTGATGATGACATTAACGACGTGGCAGCGATGGGAGGAGTCAATCTCGCGGAAGAATCTCAGAGAATCCTGGGATCGACGAAATTCGTTGGGACACAGATAAGATCGTGTAAAGACGAAGTATTTCTTCATATGACCCCTCTtcagcaaaaaattaataaaatag TGAGTAGTTATGGTTTGGAGGAACCTAATCAAGAAGTAGCGTCTTTAATTTCACACGCAGCGCAAGAAAGGTTGAAAAATCTAGTAGAAAAGCTGGCTATTATAGCAGAACATAGAATAGATTTGGTGAAG GTTGACCCTAGATATGAGGTCACGCAAGACGTTAGGGCACAGTTAAAGTTTTTAGAAGAATTGGATAGGGTAGAACGTAAGAGACACGAAGAACAAGAAAGGGAAGTTCTGCTAAAGGCAGCAAAGAGTCGAGCGAAAACGGAGGATCCCGAGCAAGCCAAATTGAAAGCGAAAGCGAAAGAg ATGCAACGGGCAGAAATGGAAGAGGCTCGCCAGCGCGAAGCTAATCAAACAGCCCTTCAGGCTATTGGTCCGCGCAAGAAACCGAAGCTTGATCTCGGGGGTTCCTCGGCAAGCAGTCCGGGTGGCACTGCAGGTCTGGCTGGTACCGGTGCCGGCCTCAACCGCCAAATGCCCTTGCGACCGCGCCTCAAGCGTGTTAACTTCCGAGACCTGCTCTTCCTGCTGGAGCAAGAGAAGGAGACGTGTCGGAGCTCGACCCTGTATAGATCATACCTAAAGTGA